One window of the Silurus meridionalis isolate SWU-2019-XX chromosome 24, ASM1480568v1, whole genome shotgun sequence genome contains the following:
- the LOC124378131 gene encoding heat shock factor 2-binding protein, whose protein sequence is MQTSDFIKVTSVISKEDSGGDCFVTIQKRDLERLCTEVMQLREFLPKVINRDFLDALHKSRSLDTLKEQSQQEQQQLKQECLHLHSRLDAAQSECHREKEEKLVLRQRLWESREQLQQQADFCTGLGAATCTVLWSASRREEAVRDILADGKLEPFLSVAGQTLESFVKSLDEEEKPQQNYNTSEHQFVLALAGVITNLAAVTCGRDFISSSAHVLLDTLMQLLGLMKSGVFPKLKVLMLMALYNVSLNVNGLTYISESPALLPLICTLLKDRDCEVCLQALRLLQSLFVEGDVLVQINPDLQRSLPVEQIRQLSSSRHSALRQTAQEMLEDINTLTKTRHANPENEQ, encoded by the exons ATGCAAACTTCAGACTTCATTAAAGTAACTTCAGTCATTTCCAAAGAG GATTCAGGAGGGGATTGCTTTGTCACAATCCAAAAGAGAGACCTGGAAAGGCTGTGCACTGAGGTCATGCAACTACGGGAATTTCTGCCTAAAGTCATTAACCGTGACTTTCTGGATGCCCTGCACAAATCCCGCTCTTTGGACACCC TTAAAGAACAGAGCcagcaggagcagcagcagctgAAGCAGGAGTGTTTACACCTCCACTCCCGCCTCGATGCAGCACAATCCGAGTGCcatagagagaaagag GAGAAACTGGTTCTAAGACAGCGGTTATGGGAAAGCCGTGAGCAGCTGCAGCAACAGGCGGATTTCTGTACAGGTTTGGGTGCCGCTACCTGCACTGTGCTCTGGAGCGCTTCCCGTAGAGAAGAAGCTGTAAGAGACATCCTGGCTGAT GGAAAGCTGGAACCATTTCTGAGTGTAGCAGGTCAAACCCTGGAGAGTTTTGTGAAATCTCTGGACGAGGAGGAAAAACCGCAGCAGAACTACAATACCAGTGAACACCAGTTTGTTCTGGCACTGGCTGGTGTCATCACCA ATTTGGCAGCTGTGACTTGTGGGAGGGACTTCATTTCCAGCTCTGCACATGTCTTGTTGGACACTCTGATGCAGCTGCTCGGGTTGATGAAGTCTGGGGTCTTTCCAAAGCTTAAAGT GCTGATGCTGATGGCTTTATACAACGTCAGCTTAAACGTAAATGGACTGACTTACATCAGCGAGAGTCCTGCACTCCTGCCACTTATATGCACCCTGCTTAAAG atcGGGACTGTGAGGTATGTCTGCAGGCCTTGCGGCTGCTCCAGTCTCTTTTTGTGGAGGGTGACGTATTGGTCCAAATCAACCCAGACCTCCAGCGTTCCCTTCCAGTGGAGCAAATCCGTCAATTGTCCTCAAGCCGCCATTCAGCCCTTAGACAGACAGCACAGGAAATGTTGGAGGACATCAACACCCTCACCAAAACTCGTCACGCAAACCCAGAGAACGAACAGTGA